Genomic segment of Populus trichocarpa isolate Nisqually-1 chromosome 12, P.trichocarpa_v4.1, whole genome shotgun sequence:
tttttataataaaattaataatttaaattctattgaGACAAAATAATTTGCTTGTATAatccttccttttcttattaatttatttttctcaatatgtttttttgcaatgtactttatttattaaaagccAAAGATGATTAGAATATGAATTTCTAATTGACTTTAAAGAAtccaaaataacaataaaaatacatcttTTTAACTATACCATTTTTATACTATAAACgaatgtatttttgtattttggaaaTTTAtagaatgtttatttttgtaaagcaaaaaaatattagaatcaTAAAAGCaacatttaataataaatttaatggtttaattattatttcatggatgtattaaaaaatataagaataatatacTAAGATATTTGGAGTCTGTTGTTTATATAATCatctgataataataaaaaaataaattgtgtagaaaagtgaaaaataattttagaaaaaaacaaagacaaatcaaagttgaaaaaaaaagtgttagataatttaatatgaaaaatactataatatattatttttaatgttttttaaagttatttatcttaataaaatttaattataaaatatataaaaaaccaagaaaatccaTAATAGGCCAAATCAACATAGGCCAAATACGTGGGCCTGGTTGGTCTACGTGCCTAGCCCAtttaaagaaaaggatattCACTAGGGCTTGCAAGATAAGGTCCATATACTtcaccttttctattttttcctttaGAAAAGGAGGTAGATGATAtgttgttcacttttttttttaatcgggTAGGGGCTTTTTAgacctaaaaaattatttttcaacctattttcaattaaaaacaccTAATACACATAATTATAATGTTAATAAACCAATGTGTCAACTCAAAACACCCCTAAATTagtttgaaaattcaaaatcaaatcaggaaaaaaattcatctttcaactgccatctttttttttctagtaagaGAAAAgcttaaaaacactttaataaaaCTCTTCTCATCTAATAGAGCCATTGAAACAAAGATCGAGCTTTTTTGTTTCTGAAATATGGCCAACTGACAACATTCTCTATTTCACTATTTTCCATTTACTTTCTCTATCATCTCTAAACTCTCCCCATctaattatgagatttctattacatcaaaatattattcctaAATGTTCCTGGTCAATGTTTTATTGAGActggatattaattagagttgttcaGATTGTTATATATTATGTTCCTTCTTTTGTGAAATGAAGTAGTTGCTCTTATAAAATGAGATATAAGGGATACCTGGAACTAATATATAGATGCTTGTTAAATGTCATGTACACTAAACTAACATTATTCCTAAATGTTCCTGGTCAATGTTTTACTTTCTCTATCATCTCTAAACTCTCCCCATCTAATTATTGAAACAAAGATCGagcttttttgttttagaaatatgGCCAACTGACAACATTCTCTCATTCACCATTTTCCATTTACTTTCTCTATCATCTCTAAACTCTCTCCATctaattatgagatttctattaCATCAAAACATTATTCCTAAATGTTCCTGGTCAATGTTTTATTGAGActggatattaattagagttgttcaGATTGTTATATATTATGTTCCTTCTTTTGTGAAATGAAGTAGTTGCTCTTATAAAATGAGATATAAGGGATACCTggaactaatatataggtgctTCTTAAATGTCATGTACACTAAACTGACTGGtaagagaatttcatatggaaagATTATTCATGTCTATGAAAAGACTCACGTGATAGTTGTGTAACTGATCTTTAGACTCAAGattactaagttatcttatatagaaagTGTTGTACTTTGATCCTGACCTTACGTTGTTCTAATCAATGGTAACAAACGATAGATATTAAGTacaacataaactatatgaagatatttaagtaattaaaaaaggattcatcaccctaggtgaattagaaaaaatattacatatgTTCTCAAGTAATATTGATTGTAAAGTTCTTGGTCAATGTGgaataagttttgaaaagagtttcaaaatcttattaaaataatcaatgattATAATGTTGAGAACTAACATGATTTGACAAAGCATACATACTCTATGCTATGatgtctaaatcaaaacattcttgatgaaagaataataattacacttaGAAACTAGTCATTAAAATGTTACGTCAAACCACTTATGgctttcttaatatttgaaGGATCATAATAGGATGTTAAACATTATACTTGATCTGAAATTATAAgtcaatcaattgttaaattcataataaatgaaattgtttaatttatttaggattatgatttatattttagccaatttattagggaacctaatgagtcacacacataagaactattggttagaaattaaaataagatgattaattaagtgtgacttgatagtaaatagattttaaaaattgatgactagaatgtaattaatacaaggaATTGCAATTTTAGATGTAGAAACAAttaagtaaggacttgattgaaaaaaattctaaaatcaacctaaaataatatatgtgatattatttaaggagaaaattgatattttatcatttattgggtttttaggtttttctataaatagaatgttatgcctcttattttcaAAGAGAATGTAAGTAGAGTATAATATATAAACACTtacaacataaaagaaaagagttaacATTCTAAGTTATAACAATATTTATCTCCTAAAAGGGTTTAAAAAATTTCTCACTAGTAGTTCATGTGAATTACTGTTAGAGGCTGAACATCTAGATGATTTGCGATTTGCGATAACTCAGCCTTAAAGCAAATACTTAAAGTTGAAAAGAATATATGATCTTCAGGTAATCTTTATATAAAtcctaaacaactctaaatctATCTAATGAGATTCTTAGACCTactgaaaaattttaaatttattgttttctgTTGCGTGTATATGTTTTAAGAAACTTAACAAAATAGTGATACAAAGAATATGATGGAAGAATACGGTGATggtggtgataataataataataataataatgaaatattttatgatgataGTTAagcaatgatgatgatgatgacttaataatgatgatggtgatagtctgatgattataataataataaaaaaaagtaaaataataataatgattgtaATAATAAGatgatatttaaagttttttttatatattttttaattatataatttttttttttaaggaacaaGGAACTTGGACAATCCTAAATTAAGGCATCAATATCGATTGAAAATCTAAAGCACCTACTTCGGTTCACAATTCCAACTCAAAAAGTTATCAAGTAGAAATTTGAACAAGGAATATATATGAAGTCTTTAATCAAGCTTGTGGTTAGGTTTTGAATAGATAGGTTCTGTCTCTATACCTTGAAGTTCTGGTAAACTCATACATCATTCAACACGAAATTAAAtgcacatttttattttatgtattattaTTCTGAATTCGAATGTGATGGAAATTAATTGCGTGCTTGTATTGGTTAATCAATCCAACCCCAGACAAATAAAAGAACCACCGCCGAACATGTCCCAGAAGTTGCCGGGTGTTAGCTAGGAAATGCCAGCAAACACCAAAACCTCCCCCAGGCAGTCATGGCAGGGAGGCAGGAGCCCCTCCtctggtggtggtggagagcGACTAACGCGTTGTCACCTAGAAAGTGGGCCTTACAGTGACAACTGACACGTACAGTCTGCATCTCTAGCTTTTAGTACAGGGTTATCGTTAGATTAGATTACAATTtcagaattataaaaaaacaaaagggttaGCTGTAATTAATTAAGCTCTTTATCGATATTAGTAAACACAAGAAGACAGTGAGAGACCGTATACGGAAGAGGGCCATACCATACGGCTTTGTCACGGCCGGATCGCGCCCTGTGTTCATGGGACCCTCCTTTTGCTCTGACTCCAATACCCAAACACGATACACTTCTCATTCTCTCTCTTACTgcttctgtttctgtttctgtttctgtttctgttcAAGTAACTAGGTAGCTTAGACGCTATACACTGCAATCCGGGTTAaacttttttcaatattaaaaaaatattcaagatgagACTGAGACgctattaaattaactaaaatatagtttaggatatgagaatgaaaaaacttgcaaaagaaaatataaaatttaaagtctaataacctaatattaaaggtgaaaaaaaaaactttaaaaatacaacattgaagaagaaaactcgAGTCGCTCATGGTAACTTGATGAACCAACAACCTGCAATATGAGatgagaataaaagaaaaagaatttcaaaagaataacctagtaaaaaacatcaaagttcaataaaaaaaggttaaaaaaactttaagtcAATTCGGGTTAACTTTTCTAACCCGCTTTTGAAATAACCAAAcaacaagaaaagtgaaaaaataacaaagctcaagggtaaataatttaatgcaaaatgatgaaattgaaaaggaaaaaggctATAAAAAATCGAGGGAAAAAAATTCGAATTAACCCCAATTAACTCGACTAACCTGCTACACGTgacatgagatcaagataaaaaaaaattaaccttcaAAAAAAGGGCCTAACAAAAAAGGcccaagttaaataaaaaattaacaatgccATTAAACTTGATCCAGCAGGTCAACCTTAAGACCTATTGACTCGACTCTTTAATTAGCTTGAGCTTTAAATTAAACCATGATGGAGTTGCCCTGACATGATTCAATTGACTTGATGGGTCTAAAGACACCCCAAATGATctgtaaaaatattgtttgacttaaaaaaaattaagatgatttttttttctcaaatattgagacgataatatattagattgacctGAAGTCAATTCGGCTTAACCAACCAAATCTAAAACTCAagttatggaaaaagaaaattaatatgcTAGGTGTGTGGGTCTGATATGTCATGCCCAACAAtgtttgacatcttttttttctttgtttttttattttttatttaaattttaattaacaccctctctattattatttttaaatatttagttcacttttttaaaaacaatattaattaatgttttgatttgtttttaatttcacattgCTTCAGagatattattgtatttttttttattttatataaataaattgtaattgcaTGATGCATCTATGCAAATGAAAATTGTATGTTCTTAGCAACCAGAAATTAACcactaagataaaaaaaatatatataaaaaatattaaggatatttagagttaaatatttacatatgtatctatttttttttcacttgaaagaTTAACTTTCtgcttttagtattttaattagtgttaacaattcttctttatatatattaatttattttattaaatttaaataacatattattacttttcaataaaaaaaaaatcatgatactCGAAAACACATCTATAATACTTGCACCTTCTTctcttacattaaaaattagCTTGTCTTAGGAAATACTAGATAGATAATCTGCACTGCGCCATGggttaaacctaaaaaaaatttgagtgtAAAAAAGATGTTCATGCGCTGCTAGCATGtttcaaaaaagtaaaaaaaatccatgactTTAGTTATAGATTTAATTGGGTCTAATACactagtttgatttaattatataataaaaaaacaacaataataaatgggataaatttaaaaaatatttcataaatgaGCCTAAGCCAAGTGGCCTTGAACTTATGCCACACATACGCGCTCTCTAAGCTCAACTCAGgctattttatgaattttaatagaaaatacaTTATGAAACAAAGGATAGGTTATTATGTTactaaaatacaataaaaaatcataaaaaataataatttaaaacctgtattgaaaaatataagtgGGACTTGCTACTAAAGATAATGAGAAAAACTCTCTCTTACCAATGAAAATAAACTTGTTGGGCAAGATATTAGGATGAtctcataaaattaaatcaataaaaatcacaatattCAATTCCCAACAatctaaatgtaaaaaaataaaatacaaaaatatcaattaaaaaaaaaaagtaaccccAAGTAAGTTTGCTAAACTTTGCAAGTGAatgagataacctaataaaaattaaaattaaaaaaaattaaaaattaaaaaatgataaaaaatacatgagttAACTTGGATTAACCCGTCAAAACTATAATGTAGATTATAAAATcgagataatctcatataaaaaaaactaaaaaaattagacagtctaatatttatgttgaatgatggattttttaaaaagaaaattaatgtaaaaaaaagaattaaaaaaaatgttagccATGCTAATCCtttcaatttgaatttgaatttgaatttaattttaattttaatgaaatctgTTACTAGCAACGCACGGGCAATGGTGATAGACTTAtcgaaaagaaaatgaaatctaaTGCTTGCAGTAATTAGAAGGGAGAGGCCTTTCTGGTCAATTCGGAACTGTTTAAAGAAGTCGAAAACACGGCAAGCACAAGCACGGAATGGCATGGTGGATATTCAGCTACAAAAGCAaggataaattgaaaaagagaTGGACAAAGGTCATTATCATGAAGACCCGGTTTGTCTCCTCAGAAGTGGATCTTCGCACGTTGTGATTGTCAAAGACCTTTCCTCCTCCTCTTGCAGTCAGAGAGAGTGAGTGAAGCTTgtgttttcctcttttttactttcttcaagaatattttattgtgtGAGACACAGAGAGAGAAAACCGCCAGCGCTTGGCATGCTTTTCACTGCTTTGCAGTTTGCACActagaaacaacaacaataacagtGTTTACACCAACCCAACCGActccctttctctcttctttaacCACACTCGGCTTTTCTCTAGAATTTGATTCCGGGTTTTGACTCTGTCTGCGGAGCCACCATTTTATGGcatgaaaagataagaaaaaccatccttttgagcttgtgttttattcaaaaccGTGgtctttttgtttgatttaaagCTAGAGCTTTGAGATTTGCGAAAGGGTCAGTCTGAACATTTTTGCTAGGGAAAGAAGTGAGCTTTTTGGATATCTTTTGtagcttgattttttatatgaaaaaacctatgtttttcttgtttccaAATTTGGCTTTTAGTGCTGTGATTCAAGTTAAATGGTTgattagtgtttttttgttctcGTTTTTTTAGTTGGTTGGAATTGTTTTCATCAATGTTTGAATGCGTGAGCACTGAATGTTTTGAAATGTAGTTGAATGAGAAACAGTTTCTGTGCATGCAAGTTCAGATGTTTCCTTGTCGGGTCACATACAAATTGAGTTTCTAGTCTAAATTTAGAGGCGTTGTGGTTTCTACATTGAGTTCCAGAGGCTTAAGGGTTAAGCATCTGGTGATTTTGTTAAGACTTGGTTCAAATCCATGAAGAATCTTTACTGTTTTAAGCAAATATATAACAATGGAAAATCAGAGAGGAGGCTTTCTCTTGGAGAATATAAGAGAGCGGTTTCTTGGTCCAAGTATTTGGTGTCATCTGGGGCAGAGATtaaaggagagggagaggggggaTGGAGCGCAGACATGTCCCAGTTGTTTATTGGTAACAAATTTGCATCTGGGAGGCACAGTAGGATATATAGGGGTGTGTATAAGCAAAGAGATGTGGCAATTAAGCTTATAAGTCAGCCTGAAGAGGACGAGAACTTGGCTACTATGCTTGAGAACCACTTCACTTCAGAGGTGGCTTTGCTGTTTCGGTTAAGGCATCCTAATATCATCACTGTAAGCATCCAGTTTCTTTAACTGCATGTGTTAATGTCCTGTGctttatattaacaataaatggagttccattttctttttaatttaatgtttggaTTTGTAAAGGAATATGTTGTTAATTACcttaaaactaaattcttaacctCTCATTCGAACCAGTTGTGATCTTATACATATTTTTACTTGTTAACAAAGGGTGGTGGAAATGGCTTGTAATTTTGCTGCAGAACAATGAAAGTGATTCCAACATGCAATGTTTCCTGGCTTGGTTTTGTGGAACAAATTTGGTAGAAattcattaaactttcaatatcAATTACATATTGCCCATGTGCATTATTTATTACTCTCTTTTCCTTCCGTTGATAAGGAGTCGTCTAAAAATTCTAGCAGTAGCCTTGTAATATCATGCTTTACAAGATTGTGAACTTTTCACCATGGGCTTGCAATCTTATGAAAAAACTCTTGGGATTTACGAATTCTAATTTTGATGTAAGATCATCAATGCTTCTTCTGTTTTCCAAATGATGTCATTGAATGGATATTTGCAGTCTGAGGTATGGTTAAAAATGAAGTGGACCAGCAAAGAAAATTGATACAGTCATGGACATGATTGTTAGCTAGTATTTATGATGTGCAGCACTTCTCTTCtgcattaaatatttttggcaGCATATCCTTCAGCAGTTAAAAGTTTATAGCTAAATCACTAATTATCTAGACTATTTCATTAGGGTACCCATACCAGAGGTTGCAATGGCCAGTGGGGTCTTTAGAATCTTTTCTAGATTGATGAGGCTAGGAGACTGAAGAATGAAGATTGAAGGAGAGAACAATTTgctttcttatttatattttactattGGAAGTCTTTGTCAGTGTTGTCAATGGACCAAAAATGCCATATATCCTCATCTCCTCAAGTTCAGTAATTCTTACATATTTGGAAAAGTAGATTAAATGCAAATTCCTAGACTCTTGGGGATGTTTCTCTGTACAGATgagcctttttaatttttacatctaGGCCACTTCAGATGTTGGAGTGAATTGAATCTCTGACCCTACTGGCATTGTACACAGTCTAAATGGTTTAATCAAATGACAAATTGTGCAAATTTTTGTTGATTATAAGTCACACTGTCTTCTTCACTTTTGTCATTCAGTTTGTTGCAGCTTGTAAGAAACCTCCTGTATTTTGTATAATCACCGAGTATCTGGCTGGGGGTTCGTTGAGAAAATTTCTCCATCAGCAAGAGCCATATTCAGTTCCTCTCGATCTAGTTCTGAAATTAGCCCTTGACATTGCACATGGGATGCAATATCTCCATTCACAAGGGATACTTCACAGGGATCTCAAATCTGAAAATTTACTGCTTGGAGAAGATATGAGCGTCAAAGTTGCTGATTTTGGTATTTCCTGTTTGGAATCTCATTGCGGTAATGCAAAGGGATTCACAGGTACATATCGATGGATGGCTCCTGAGATgatcaaagaaaaacatcacACAAAAAAAGTTGATGTCTATAGTTTTGGCATAGTCCTCTGGGAGCTCCTGACAGCAATGACACCATTTGACAACATGACTCCAGAACAGGCTGCATTTGCTGTCTGCCAAAAGGTAAACTCATCTGATTCATTTTGCTGGTATGAATCTAATAATTGTAGGATTTTACTTATCTCTATTTGCATATGAATTGTACTTGACATATCCTGAAATGCATATACATCAGCTAGACATTTCATTGCCTCAAGCCCTTGGCTGTTTCCAAAATCTCGAATGGATTGCGTATTAATAATGATAAGACAAATGAAAAGCTAGATCCTGAAGGGgaagaaaagagtttaaaaaTGGGAATAGGAAGGAAACATCAGAGCCTCCTCTCAATAATGATGTTTCATatgataattagtttttttattgataattaatgattttgcATTCTGAATTTGTCATGTATTTATTTTGGAGAATTTAATTCGAGAAGAACTTCAAAATTTGTGCTATTCCCCGAAAGCATGGCTAGAAATGTTTTCAGggtgttttaaatttttgataattttgcatGACATATTTTTTCTTAGGAATAATTCCTGCGAAAATGCTCCaacttttgaataaaattagtttCCAGGACAAATAGGAAAGGAATATCTGCGGATGCAAggagtaaaatatttatttgagctTTTGATTCATGTCAAAATATACAGAAGTCTAATTATTTATCTGTCAAACAAATCGTTTCCATGTTGTGAATCATTTTGCTGTCGGCAAAAGATAAGAGATATATTAGGATGCTAAAATGAGGAATGGGAAAAAATGGATGGAGCACCAGACCTGTAGGGATTGATTTGTGAGAATTTGATCAAATGTCTCTTAGAAGgttcaagaaaattaagaaatattggATTGTAGTGTTTTATGAATTGAAAGTACACATGATTTTGTTCACACTGAAGGGGTTACAAGGTTCAGAGTATAAGGAAACCGGGTCAAATTTCATGAAACAAGGCAAAATGTTCTGCAGTCACACATGTAACGAGAATCAACATGGAAGTTCTTATTGACCTCCAAACTAGTGTCTTACTACACATTTAAAGAgttcatttgagtttttttctgcCAATTAGCTTACCCATGCATCGTTTCCCTTAAGAGATCTTTGAGTTTGAGCCTCTCCTTTGTaaccacaaaagaaaaaaatagaaagaaagaaaagaaaagaagagttcCTTTGAGTTTTGTTAAGATCTCTCAGGTAATACATCTGGATATTGAGCCCCACTCATGCATAGGTTAATGATATGCTATAAGGATAGACTGTCAGGCAATAAGTTCTTTTGAATATCCTTGAAAATTAGGATGTAATGAGCAACAATCTGATACCAATTCATTGCTGACTTAAGGAGAAAGAGGAAGATATCTATTTCATCTTATGGATGGTGGTTTTGTCTTGAAGTCATTAATCTTCTGGGTGAGAATGTTAGTAGAACACATTCTCACTCTTGTTGAAGAAAGTTCCAAACCACATTCCTTCAGCCTCATAGATCATCATGCACTGTTTAAATCCAATTGTCAATCCaagaaaattttaggatgaCGAAGATACACAGGTTAACGTAACTGGtcccaagatttttttattgtcacatAGCTCCCAATTTTCTACTCATGCTGGCAATTGTGGACAAGATGATGGTAATGACGATATGGTAGTGGTGTAGGtctgatattttaatattatcgaGAAGGAATATGGCCTTTGTGGTAATGCAGATTTGAGATCTATAATGGGGAATATTCATGTAGCCCGGTTATTGCTTTCAGTATTGTATTAATATTCATCTGTTACGTGATTGAGGGTACTAAGTCTTATTTTGGGTGTGCTCGTCAGTTTTATCTGACGAGATGGCAAAT
This window contains:
- the LOC7483495 gene encoding serine/threonine/tyrosine-protein kinase HT1 isoform X1 is translated as MKNLYCFKQIYNNGKSERRLSLGEYKRAVSWSKYLVSSGAEIKGEGEGGWSADMSQLFIGNKFASGRHSRIYRGVYKQRDVAIKLISQPEEDENLATMLENHFTSEVALLFRLRHPNIITNNESDSNMQCFLAWFCGTNLFVAACKKPPVFCIITEYLAGGSLRKFLHQQEPYSVPLDLVLKLALDIAHGMQYLHSQGILHRDLKSENLLLGEDMSVKVADFGISCLESHCGNAKGFTGTYRWMAPEMIKEKHHTKKVDVYSFGIVLWELLTAMTPFDNMTPEQAAFAVCQKNARPPLPPKCPLAFSHLINRCWSSNPDKRPHFDQIVAILESYSESLEQDAEFFTSYKPTTNHTILRCFPKLIAGRRSASVKA
- the LOC7483495 gene encoding serine/threonine/tyrosine-protein kinase HT1 isoform X2; translated protein: MKNLYCFKQIYNNGKSERRLSLGEYKRAVSWSKYLVSSGAEIKGEGEGGWSADMSQLFIGNKFASGRHSRIYRGVYKQRDVAIKLISQPEEDENLATMLENHFTSEVALLFRLRHPNIITFVAACKKPPVFCIITEYLAGGSLRKFLHQQEPYSVPLDLVLKLALDIAHGMQYLHSQGILHRDLKSENLLLGEDMSVKVADFGISCLESHCGNAKGFTGTYRWMAPEMIKEKHHTKKVDVYSFGIVLWELLTAMTPFDNMTPEQAAFAVCQKNARPPLPPKCPLAFSHLINRCWSSNPDKRPHFDQIVAILESYSESLEQDAEFFTSYKPTTNHTILRCFPKLIAGRRSASVKA